A single Curtobacterium sp. MCSS17_015 DNA region contains:
- a CDS encoding MFS transporter — MSTVTATSASDAPATAPAPRGRRAHTRRRHGFGFWAVAFAFTSVMAFATVPAPLYVIYQARDGFPTFTTTVVFAAYGLGVVASLWLAGHLSDVHGRRPLILVSVALELVAAVLFLLWNDVTGLIVARLVTGLGVGTLTATATAHLGELRVRATGDESSATGASVAAGVVNLGGLSLGALTGGALAEFVGQPLMVPYVVFVIALAVAFVGVLAVPETVDRPVSPPPYHPQRLQAPEGQGTAFWAAGTGAFAALAVQGLFTSVAPTFLGTTFHVTDRLAAGATTFGVFAASALSQIVFAKLPQRTQIRLGVGLLVGGLAVLAVSAVVLQVAGFIGGGVVAGAGVGLLFRASIGSAGALVGSEQRGGVLAATFLIAYAGLTVPVVAVGAALLVLPTLPVLIGYVVLVATLASVAGARLAARA; from the coding sequence ATGTCAACCGTCACTGCAACGTCGGCGTCCGACGCCCCGGCCACAGCTCCGGCCCCACGAGGCCGTCGAGCACACACGCGTCGCCGCCACGGCTTCGGCTTCTGGGCCGTCGCCTTCGCCTTCACCTCGGTGATGGCCTTCGCGACCGTCCCCGCCCCGCTCTACGTGATCTACCAGGCGCGTGACGGCTTCCCGACCTTCACGACCACCGTCGTCTTCGCCGCGTACGGCCTCGGCGTCGTCGCCTCGCTCTGGCTCGCCGGGCACCTCAGCGACGTACACGGCCGTCGTCCGCTCATCCTGGTGTCCGTGGCGCTCGAACTCGTCGCCGCCGTCCTGTTCCTCCTCTGGAACGACGTCACCGGGCTGATCGTGGCGCGGCTCGTCACCGGCCTCGGTGTCGGGACCCTCACCGCCACGGCGACCGCCCACCTCGGGGAGCTCAGGGTCCGGGCGACCGGCGACGAGTCCTCGGCGACGGGTGCGAGCGTGGCCGCGGGTGTCGTCAACCTCGGCGGACTGTCGCTCGGAGCCCTCACCGGAGGCGCGCTGGCCGAGTTCGTCGGACAGCCGCTCATGGTGCCCTACGTGGTGTTCGTGATCGCCCTGGCCGTCGCCTTCGTCGGGGTGCTCGCCGTGCCCGAGACCGTCGACCGCCCGGTGAGCCCGCCGCCGTACCACCCGCAGCGCCTCCAGGCCCCCGAGGGTCAGGGCACCGCTTTCTGGGCCGCCGGGACGGGTGCCTTCGCCGCACTCGCCGTGCAGGGGCTCTTCACCTCGGTCGCGCCGACCTTCCTCGGGACGACCTTCCACGTCACCGACCGACTGGCCGCTGGTGCCACGACCTTCGGGGTCTTCGCCGCGAGCGCGCTGTCGCAGATCGTCTTCGCGAAGCTCCCGCAGCGCACGCAGATCCGGCTCGGCGTCGGGCTGTTGGTCGGCGGCCTCGCGGTCCTCGCGGTCTCGGCGGTGGTGCTCCAGGTCGCCGGGTTCATCGGCGGCGGGGTCGTCGCCGGCGCCGGGGTCGGCCTGCTCTTCCGCGCCTCCATCGGCAGCGCCGGTGCCCTCGTCGGTTCCGAGCAGCGCGGTGGCGTCCTGGCGGCCACGTTCCTCATCGCCTACGCCGGGCTCACCGTCCCGGTCGTCGCGGTCGGCGCCGCACTGCTCGTCCTGCCGACCCTGCCCGTCCTCATCGGGTACGTGGTGCTCGTCGCGACGCTCGCGAGTGTCGCGGGGGCGCGCCTGGCCGCACGCGCCTGA